The nucleotide window CCCAACGCAAGCGGCAGCTGGAACAAGGAATACACCGACAAGGGAATCGCCCTTGCCAAGGACCTCTGGAAGAAGGGCGGCATCCCGGCATTCACCTGGCACTGGAAGGACCCCCTCGACGAAGTGGACGCCTTCTACGCGAACCAGAACGCCGCCGGCGAAGGAAAGGAATACACCACGTTCGACTTTACCGAAGCATTCGTGAAGGGAACCACCTCGTGGGACACGCTCTCTGCCGCCTACAAGGGAATCATCGCCGACATTGACTACATCTCCGAATACTTCCTCGACCTGCAAAAGGACGGCGTCGCCGCCATCTTCCGCCCGCTACACGAAGCCGGCGGCACATGTTTCTGGTGGAGCACGCACTCGGGCAAGCAATTCGCCGCCCTCTACCGCCTGGTTTACGAACGCATGGTGTTCAAGAACGGCGTCAAGAACCTGGTGTGGGTATTCAACCCGCAAACTGCGAACCTCACTGACTGGAACCCGGGTGAGACCTACTACGACGTACTCTCCATCGACATCTACAATAACGACAATGACAACTCCAGCAACGCCGGCGCCTTTGACGATTTCAAGGCAAAGTTCGGCGTGAGCAAGGTGCTAGCCCTCTCCGAGAACGGTCCCATCCCCGACATCACCAAGATGGAAGAAGATCAGGCGATGTGGAGCTGGTGGATGCCGTGGTACAGCACCTGGGGCGGCAAATGGCCCGGCCAGACCTCCAACGAAGTCTGGAAATCCAACATGGAAAACGAGAAGGTCCTCACCATCGATAAAATGCCCGGCTGGGATAACTACACCGTGGCAAATAGCGGCACGCAGACCTGCAAGACGGCAAGCGAAGGCGCAAACTTTGCGGCAGACACCTCCAAGGCAAACGGCGCAAAAGACTACAAGATGCAGGTCACGTATTCCAACCTGACCACGGACGGAGCCCTCATCAACTTCACGAAGCTCCCGGACCTCTCCGCAAGCAAGTCCATCTCCGTCGACATCCAGGTGAACGGTTCCAGCACCGCAGCGGAAGGCGCATGGATTGGCCTCGCCTTCGTTAGAAACGGCATGGAAGACAAAGCCTGGACCTGGGAACAGTCCTTGAGCGACGGCTGCTGGATTGAATTCGGCGGTTCCAAGAACTGCACGTTCGACATCACGACCTACAAGGACGATGACGGCGTCGAACACCCGATTGACGTGGACAACCTCTTCTCCGTCGTGTTCGTCTTGAGCGCCGAAGGCTTCACGGGCAACATCACCTTCGACAACATGGTGACGGACGACGAAAAAATCGTCTCGGCGTTTGACGCCAAGAAGGACCTCTTCAGCGTTTCCGAAGGGAGTGAGGACTTCGTGAAAGCCATCGCCCTCGTCGAGGAAATCCAGGAACCCTCGGCCATCAGGACCGTTGCCGCCAAGGCTAGCTCCGCTAGGTTCTCTGTGCAGGGCGGCAGCATCATGCTTGCCACCTCCACCTCGGGCAACGTGGCTGTCGACGTATTCGCCATGACAGGCAAGCACGTGGCCACCCTCTTTAACGGAAATCTTGCCGCAGGCACTCACGCCTTCAGCCTTGCCGACATGCCCAAGGGCCAGTACATC belongs to Fibrobacter sp. UWP2 and includes:
- a CDS encoding glycosyl hydrolase; the encoded protein is MDVKKFLVAFGLAATTATFAAQYEAEDATLENGATVSSNANASGGKFVEMKAGDITFNVTAETAGKYTLNVRYKAGSEKTNHIVVNGSQSGDMVFATATAFTDNKTAITLKAGANTIAITNFWGWIDVDYIEITEYENVAFNICNAPVTPNATESAVKLYNFLVNNFQKKVISGIMTGDMTNYTAGAAFDTHPDVADIYTRSGKKPALVGLDFLFATGPNASGSWNKEYTDKGIALAKDLWKKGGIPAFTWHWKDPLDEVDAFYANQNAAGEGKEYTTFDFTEAFVKGTTSWDTLSAAYKGIIADIDYISEYFLDLQKDGVAAIFRPLHEAGGTCFWWSTHSGKQFAALYRLVYERMVFKNGVKNLVWVFNPQTANLTDWNPGETYYDVLSIDIYNNDNDNSSNAGAFDDFKAKFGVSKVLALSENGPIPDITKMEEDQAMWSWWMPWYSTWGGKWPGQTSNEVWKSNMENEKVLTIDKMPGWDNYTVANSGTQTCKTASEGANFAADTSKANGAKDYKMQVTYSNLTTDGALINFTKLPDLSASKSISVDIQVNGSSTAAEGAWIGLAFVRNGMEDKAWTWEQSLSDGCWIEFGGSKNCTFDITTYKDDDGVEHPIDVDNLFSVVFVLSAEGFTGNITFDNMVTDDEKIVSAFDAKKDLFSVSEGSEDFVKAIALVEEIQEPSAIRTVAAKASSARFSVQGGSIMLATSTSGNVAVDVFAMTGKHVATLFNGNLAAGTHAFSLADMPKGQYIVRVKGNGIAATQPVKIR